The following are encoded together in the Strix uralensis isolate ZFMK-TIS-50842 chromosome 38, bStrUra1, whole genome shotgun sequence genome:
- the FBXL12 gene encoding F-box/LRR-repeat protein 12 isoform X2, whose protein sequence is MAEAAGAELPVLPDSVLLQVLALLPLRDRLRAARVCRRWQRLALDRTVWRHVDLSPHRISSQTLWHLVRRRLRDSLRTLRVQGALRSGDKRRLLSPALLAALGERCPHLRRLCLADTDLRPLPYKSLPASITALELSHCEIPAAWFCGALPQLQHLVICDVPAFSDRHLLNVSSQSRLKTLSLWGTYRLTDMGVQRAAPHLGDLEHLVLRHCVIGDSAVGVIGRHMKQLRFLEIGSAGSLTSAGLACLATLQRLEMLGLDLCDKISLGAVIALCRALPQLRKLKLGGARFEDEVVDKIQASLLHCSFSHDP, encoded by the exons ATGGCGGAagcggcgggcgcggagctgccGGTGTTGCCCGATTCGGTGTTGCTGCAGGTCCTGGCGCTGCTGCCGCTGCGGGACCGGCTGCGGGCGGCCAG GGTCTGCCGGCGGTGGCAGCGGCTGGCGCTGGACCGGACGGTCTGGAGACATGTGGATCTGAGTCCGCACCGG ATCAGCTCTCAGACCCTGTGGCACTTGgtgcggcggcggctccgcgacAGCCTGCGGACGCTGCGGGTGCAGGGCGCGCTGCGCTCCGGCGACAAGCGGCGGCTCCTCTCCCCGGCGCTGCTGGCCGCCCTCGGGGAGCGGTGCCCCCACCTCCGCCGCCTCTGCCTGGCGGACACCGACCTCCGCCCCCTCCCCTACAAGAGCCTCCCCGCTTCCATCACGGCGCTGGAGCTGAGCCACTGCGAAATCCCCGCCGCCTGGTTCTGCggagccctgccccagctgcagcacctcgTTATCTGCGACGTCCCTGCCTTTTCCGACCGCCACCTGCTCAACGTCTCCTCCCAGAGCCGCCTGAAGACGCTGAGCCTTTGGGGCACCTACCGCCTCACAGATATGGGGGTTCAGCGCGCGGCTCCACACCTGGGGGACCTGGAGCACCTGGTGCTGCGTCACTGCGTCATCGGCGACTCCGCTGTGGGTGTCATCGGGCGCCACATGAAGCAGCTCCGCTTCCTGGAGATCGGCAGCGCTGGCTCCCTGACGAGCGCCGGCCTGGCTTGTCTGGCGACCCTGCAGCGCCTGGAGATGCTGGGCCTTGATCTCTGCGATAAGATTTCCCTCGGTGCTGTTATCGCTTTGTGCCGAGCGCTGCCCCAGCTGAGGAAACTCAAATTAGGCGGGGCTCGCTTTGAAGACGAAGTCGTGGATAAAATTCAGGCCAGTTTGCTCCACTGTAGCTTTTCCCATGATCCTTGA
- the PIN1 gene encoding peptidyl-prolyl cis-trans isomerase NIMA-interacting 1, with product MAEEEKLPAGWEKRMSRSSGRVYYFNHITNASQWERPSGSGKNGQGEPSKVRCSHLLVKHNQSRRPSSWRQEKITRTKDEALELINGYIQKIKSGEEDFESLASQFSDCSSAKAGGDLGAFGRGQMQKPFEDASFALRAGEMSGPVFTESGIHIILRTE from the exons ATGGCGGAGGAGGAGAAGCTGCCCGCGGGCTGGGAGAAGCGCATGAGCCGCAGCTCCG GCCGTGTTTATTACTTCAACCACATCACAAATGCCAGCCAGTGGGAACGGCCCAGCGGCAGCGGGAAGAACGGCCAAGGGGAGCCCAGCAAAGTGCGATGTTCACATCTCTTGGTGAAACACAACCAGTCCAGAAGACCCTCGTCGTGGAGGCAGGAAAAGATCACGCGGACCAAAGATGAGGCACTGGAGCTTATAAATG GCTACATCCAGAAGATAAAATCGGGAGAAGAGGATTTTGAATCCCTCGCTTCCCAGTTTAGCGACTGCAGCTCGGCAAAAGCGGGAGGCGATCTGGGTGCGTTTGGAAGAG GTCAGATGCAGAAACCTTTTGAAGATGCCTCATTTGCGCTGAGGGCTGGCGAGATGAGCGGaccagttttcacagaatcaggGATCCACATCATCCTACGCACAGAGTGA
- the FBXL12 gene encoding F-box/LRR-repeat protein 12 isoform X1, with the protein MAEAAGAELPVLPDSVLLQVLALLPLRDRLRAARWDPPEPAPGPAASRPGPGADRLPPPRRVCRRWQRLALDRTVWRHVDLSPHRISSQTLWHLVRRRLRDSLRTLRVQGALRSGDKRRLLSPALLAALGERCPHLRRLCLADTDLRPLPYKSLPASITALELSHCEIPAAWFCGALPQLQHLVICDVPAFSDRHLLNVSSQSRLKTLSLWGTYRLTDMGVQRAAPHLGDLEHLVLRHCVIGDSAVGVIGRHMKQLRFLEIGSAGSLTSAGLACLATLQRLEMLGLDLCDKISLGAVIALCRALPQLRKLKLGGARFEDEVVDKIQASLLHCSFSHDP; encoded by the exons ATGGCGGAagcggcgggcgcggagctgccGGTGTTGCCCGATTCGGTGTTGCTGCAGGTCCTGGCGCTGCTGCCGCTGCGGGACCGGCTGCGGGCGGCCAGGTGGGACCCCCCGGAACCGGCACCGGGaccggccgcctcccgcccgggcCCCGGCGCTGATCGCCTCCCGCCTCCCCGCAGGGTCTGCCGGCGGTGGCAGCGGCTGGCGCTGGACCGGACGGTCTGGAGACATGTGGATCTGAGTCCGCACCGG ATCAGCTCTCAGACCCTGTGGCACTTGgtgcggcggcggctccgcgacAGCCTGCGGACGCTGCGGGTGCAGGGCGCGCTGCGCTCCGGCGACAAGCGGCGGCTCCTCTCCCCGGCGCTGCTGGCCGCCCTCGGGGAGCGGTGCCCCCACCTCCGCCGCCTCTGCCTGGCGGACACCGACCTCCGCCCCCTCCCCTACAAGAGCCTCCCCGCTTCCATCACGGCGCTGGAGCTGAGCCACTGCGAAATCCCCGCCGCCTGGTTCTGCggagccctgccccagctgcagcacctcgTTATCTGCGACGTCCCTGCCTTTTCCGACCGCCACCTGCTCAACGTCTCCTCCCAGAGCCGCCTGAAGACGCTGAGCCTTTGGGGCACCTACCGCCTCACAGATATGGGGGTTCAGCGCGCGGCTCCACACCTGGGGGACCTGGAGCACCTGGTGCTGCGTCACTGCGTCATCGGCGACTCCGCTGTGGGTGTCATCGGGCGCCACATGAAGCAGCTCCGCTTCCTGGAGATCGGCAGCGCTGGCTCCCTGACGAGCGCCGGCCTGGCTTGTCTGGCGACCCTGCAGCGCCTGGAGATGCTGGGCCTTGATCTCTGCGATAAGATTTCCCTCGGTGCTGTTATCGCTTTGTGCCGAGCGCTGCCCCAGCTGAGGAAACTCAAATTAGGCGGGGCTCGCTTTGAAGACGAAGTCGTGGATAAAATTCAGGCCAGTTTGCTCCACTGTAGCTTTTCCCATGATCCTTGA
- the UBL5 gene encoding ubiquitin-like protein 5 has protein sequence MIEVVCNDRLGKKVRVKCNTEDSIRDLKKLIAAQTGTRWDKIVLKKWYTIFKDHVTLGDYEIHDGMNLELYYQ, from the exons ATGATCGAAGTCGTCTGCAACGACCGTCTGGGCAAGAAGGTGCGGGTGAAATGCAA CACCGAGGACTCCATCCGCGACCTGAAGAAGCTGATCGCGGCGCAGACCGGGACCCGCTGGGACAAAATCGTGCTTAAGAAGTG GTACACCATCTTCAAGGATCACGTCACGCTGGGCGACT ATGAGATCCACGATGGCATGAACCTGGAGCTCTACTACCAGTAG
- the LOC141937244 gene encoding microtubule-associated protein 1 light chain 3 gamma-like, with amino-acid sequence MQPGDSSSRPFKQRRSLATRMHEVTEIRIKYPNKIPVVVERYQREKTLPPLTRTKFLVSQDLPLSQFVVTLRTRLCLASSQTFYLLVNNKGLPNMAVTMQELYRDNKDEDGFLYLTYASQEMFGSSSSSEPEAA; translated from the exons ATGCAGCCAGGCGACAGCAGCTCCCGCCCGTTCAAGCAGAGGAGAAGCCTCG cCACCAGGATGCACGAAGTGACAGAGATCCGGATAAAATATCCCAACAAGATCCCG GTGGTTGTGGAGCGCTACCAGAGGGAGAAGACCTTGCCCCCCTTGACCAGGACCAAGTTTCTGGTATCCCAGGACCTGCCCCTGTCCCAGTTCGTTGTCACCCTGCG GACGCGGCTCTGCCTGGCCTCCTCCCAGACCTTCTACCTGCTGGTGAACAACAAGGGGCTGCCCAACATGGCCGTCACCATGCAGGAGCTGTACCGGGACAACAAGGATGAGGATGGCTTTCTCTACCTGACTTACGCCTCCCAAGAGATGTTCGGCAGCTCCTCCTCCAGCGAGCCAGAGGCTGCTTGA